A window from Roseburia sp. 499 encodes these proteins:
- a CDS encoding SPFH domain-containing protein, translated as MEEKILKRKKNGMLILLLSLLIYAAAIAGTVVGGLMVEDGGNPVLLIVSIIFLSTTWLLWPGLKVLRPQEALVLTLFGKYIGTLKEPGFYFVNPFCTAVNPAAKTVLNQSGDVHDGSGKNATTTEVPTKKISLKIMTLNNNRQKINDCLGNPVEIGIAVTWRITDTAKAVFNVDNYKEFLSLQCDSALRNIVRLYPYDVAPNVDTTGDGVADEGSLRGSSETVAARIRDEIQARVNEAGIEVVEARITYLAYAPEIAAVMLQRQQASAIIDARKMIVDGAVGMVEMALERLNENQVVTLDEERKAAMVSNLLVVLCGNHDAQPVVNSGSLY; from the coding sequence ATGGAAGAAAAAATTTTAAAAAGAAAGAAAAATGGTATGTTGATTCTGTTGCTTTCACTTCTTATCTATGCGGCAGCAATTGCCGGAACAGTTGTGGGTGGTCTTATGGTTGAGGACGGTGGAAATCCGGTACTTTTAATTGTTAGTATTATTTTTCTTAGTACTACATGGTTGCTTTGGCCTGGACTTAAGGTGTTAAGACCTCAAGAAGCATTAGTGCTTACTTTGTTTGGAAAATATATCGGCACATTAAAAGAGCCGGGTTTTTATTTTGTAAATCCGTTTTGTACAGCAGTAAATCCGGCAGCGAAGACCGTTTTAAATCAGAGTGGTGATGTGCATGATGGTTCCGGTAAAAATGCTACAACCACAGAAGTACCTACAAAGAAAATCTCATTGAAGATTATGACTTTAAATAATAATCGGCAGAAAATCAATGATTGTCTTGGAAATCCGGTAGAAATCGGTATCGCAGTTACATGGCGTATTACAGATACAGCAAAAGCAGTATTTAATGTAGACAATTACAAAGAATTTTTGTCCCTTCAGTGTGATAGTGCTTTGAGAAATATTGTACGTCTTTATCCATATGACGTCGCACCAAATGTAGATACTACAGGAGATGGTGTTGCAGACGAGGGCAGCCTTCGCGGTTCCAGTGAAACAGTAGCCGCAAGGATTCGTGATGAAATTCAGGCAAGAGTAAATGAGGCAGGCATTGAAGTGGTGGAGGCTCGTATCACATACCTTGCATATGCACCTGAGATTGCAGCAGTTATGCTTCAGCGTCAGCAGGCATCTGCTATCATTGATGCAAGAAAAATGATTGTTGATGGAGCTGTTGGTATGGTGGAAATGGCATTAGAGCGTTTGAACGAAAATCAGGTTGTAACATTAGATGAAGAAAGAAAGGCTGCAATGGTATCTAATCTTCTGGTTGTACTTTGTGGAAATCATGATGCGCAGCCGGTTGTAAATTCAGGAAGCCTTTATTAG
- a CDS encoding YdcF family protein — translation MLQFTFITFLILFCIFCGIMIYDSRTLWTGFSFFIMMLNLGVVLLLIFLEYSQALGKNEFLVGILWILLGIVFVCVLLFPAILLIMFFIEGLKVIKHEGLKPANLLSILFSILLFAYLCVWPMLGNLSKNIVGVAIYVLISFSVVYILSLMAMYSLSAILNLIHLKKSRKLDYIVVLGSGIKGTKITPLLAGRIERGIELLNYNSNAMLIMSGGQGRGEDIPEGEAMAAYAIDKGVDAERIIIERKSVSTEENLKFSRELMSGERSRIAIVTTSYHVFRALILARKQGIKCVGFGSKTKWYFTLNALIREFIGYLSLTRKKHISLIAFMAVLMILFIGVNL, via the coding sequence ATGTTACAATTTACATTTATTACTTTTTTAATATTATTTTGTATATTTTGTGGGATTATGATATATGATTCCAGAACATTATGGACTGGTTTTTCATTCTTTATAATGATGTTAAACCTAGGAGTTGTACTTTTACTTATTTTTCTAGAATATTCACAGGCATTAGGGAAGAATGAATTTCTGGTTGGAATATTATGGATTTTATTGGGAATAGTGTTTGTTTGTGTTCTACTCTTTCCAGCAATATTGCTAATTATGTTTTTTATAGAGGGATTAAAGGTTATAAAGCATGAAGGATTAAAACCAGCCAATTTGTTATCTATATTGTTTTCGATTTTGTTATTCGCCTATTTGTGTGTATGGCCGATGCTTGGTAATTTAAGTAAGAATATCGTAGGTGTTGCTATTTATGTGCTTATTAGTTTTTCAGTGGTATACATATTATCTTTAATGGCAATGTATTCACTTTCTGCTATTCTTAATCTTATTCATTTGAAAAAAAGTAGGAAATTGGATTATATCGTTGTGCTTGGTTCCGGAATAAAGGGTACAAAGATAACACCATTACTTGCAGGTAGAATCGAAAGAGGTATAGAATTATTGAATTACAATTCTAATGCAATGTTAATCATGTCAGGTGGTCAGGGGCGTGGAGAAGATATTCCGGAAGGCGAAGCAATGGCAGCATATGCGATTGACAAGGGTGTGGATGCAGAAAGAATAATAATTGAACGAAAATCTGTATCAACAGAAGAAAACCTTAAATTTTCAAGGGAACTTATGAGTGGGGAAAGGTCTAGAATTGCTATTGTTACAACATCTTATCATGTTTTCAGAGCATTAATTTTGGCAAGAAAACAAGGCATAAAATGTGTAGGATTTGGCTCAAAAACTAAGTGGTATTTCACATTAAATGCCCTTATCCGAGAATTTATCGGTTATTTGAGTTTGACAAGGAAGAAACATATTTCGCTAATTGCCTTTATGGCAGTTTTAATGATATTATTTATAGGAGTTAATTTGTAA
- a CDS encoding NosD domain-containing protein: MKRGWLVITIVSIALLSGCRHDSENGVTAECNVDVIYVSASADCDRADGSLEYPFSTIQEAVNNSVAGSEIIIGEGEYEPFTILEDSSGKEEKRTIIRAADGTHPVIRVPDGSVAENSIGIDMENVSNICLDGLEISGGTHGIYYESNTDAESTVLSGITIRNCRVHDVKGVHGIAVYATNDRVPVMGLVIEECEVYDCRCGDSESVVINGNIDGFEIRQNVVHHNNNIGIDMIGFEGTALHDDSYDGNIYDVDFVRNGKCYGNTVFNISASGNNAYLEEGEYSLCAAGIYVDGGQNIAIYDNEISNCDIGIEVATEHNPRDNPLFQVTGIKVYENKITECTGFAGLAFGGYDSERGFTVECHFYQNTLIDNPVQIAVQRSRNNEIDHNTIIGGDTIIEYSTELPEEEMENNFHDNIEKKSE, translated from the coding sequence ATGAAACGCGGATGGTTGGTAATAACAATAGTAAGTATTGCTTTATTAAGTGGTTGTAGACATGATTCAGAAAATGGTGTAACCGCGGAATGCAATGTAGATGTTATATATGTTTCAGCATCAGCAGACTGCGATAGGGCAGATGGGAGTTTAGAGTATCCGTTCTCGACGATTCAGGAAGCTGTAAATAATTCAGTGGCAGGTTCGGAAATCATTATTGGAGAAGGAGAATATGAGCCCTTTACAATTTTAGAAGATTCTTCAGGAAAAGAAGAAAAGAGGACTATTATTAGAGCCGCAGATGGAACACATCCTGTTATTCGAGTGCCCGATGGAAGCGTTGCGGAGAATTCTATTGGAATTGATATGGAGAATGTTTCGAATATTTGTCTTGATGGGTTAGAAATTTCCGGAGGAACACATGGTATTTATTACGAAAGCAATACAGATGCTGAGAGTACAGTGTTGAGTGGTATTACGATTCGTAATTGCCGGGTTCATGATGTGAAAGGAGTACATGGTATCGCTGTTTATGCTACGAATGACCGAGTTCCGGTAATGGGGCTTGTGATAGAAGAATGTGAAGTATATGATTGCCGGTGTGGTGACAGTGAGTCAGTGGTCATAAATGGAAATATTGATGGATTTGAGATTAGGCAAAATGTTGTTCATCACAATAACAATATTGGGATTGATATGATAGGATTTGAGGGAACAGCATTACATGATGATTCCTATGATGGTAACATCTATGATGTTGATTTTGTTCGGAATGGAAAATGTTATGGAAATACGGTTTTTAACATTTCTGCATCTGGAAATAATGCATATTTAGAGGAGGGTGAGTATAGCCTTTGTGCAGCTGGGATTTATGTGGATGGTGGTCAAAATATCGCGATATATGATAATGAAATTTCAAACTGTGATATCGGCATTGAAGTTGCAACAGAGCATAATCCGAGGGATAACCCGTTATTTCAGGTTACAGGTATAAAGGTGTATGAAAATAAAATTACTGAGTGCACAGGATTTGCGGGATTGGCTTTCGGAGGGTATGATTCGGAGCGTGGTTTTACTGTAGAGTGTCATTTTTATCAAAATACATTGATTGATAATCCGGTTCAGATTGCGGTGCAGCGTAGCAGAAATAACGAGATTGACCACAATACGATTATCGGAGGTGACACAATAATTGAGTATAGTACGGAGTTGCCCGAAGAGGAAATGGAAAACAATTTTCATGATAATATAGAGAAAAAGTCGGAATAA
- a CDS encoding PTS ascorbate transporter subunit IIC — MADNTKKQVPLRLSPKLYDAIAAWAEDDFRSVNGQIEYLLTECVRQRKKNGKYVSDEIDVPPKLDIH; from the coding sequence ATGGCAGATAATACAAAAAAACAGGTACCACTTCGGCTTTCACCAAAGCTTTATGACGCAATTGCAGCCTGGGCAGAAGATGATTTTCGTTCTGTAAATGGTCAGATAGAATATCTTCTGACCGAATGTGTCAGACAGCGCAAAAAGAATGGAAAATATGTATCAGACGAAATTGATGTACCACCTAAATTAGATATTCATTAA
- a CDS encoding HD domain-containing protein, with protein MLPSIIEAEKELKIAGELNPGPWEKHSLNVGIAARNIAEKIPDLDEDKAYIVGILHDIGRRAGIVNIPKHVYEGYSFCMEKGWDEVAKICMTHSYVLMQEEFDYEPITKEEIEIKKYILNCQTDDYDLLIQLCDSLATDYGFVIIEKRFVDVTRRYGILEKYIEGWNKTFEIKEYFEAKMGCSIYDVLPDIEKTTLLSPPPWKPPVNV; from the coding sequence ATGTTACCGTCAATAATAGAAGCGGAAAAGGAATTGAAAATTGCAGGAGAATTAAATCCCGGACCATGGGAAAAACACTCTTTAAATGTTGGAATAGCTGCACGAAATATAGCAGAAAAGATTCCGGATTTAGATGAGGATAAAGCATATATAGTCGGAATATTACATGACATAGGTAGGCGTGCAGGTATCGTCAATATACCGAAACATGTGTATGAAGGATATTCTTTTTGTATGGAAAAAGGTTGGGATGAGGTTGCAAAAATATGTATGACACATTCGTATGTGTTGATGCAAGAGGAATTTGATTACGAACCCATAACAAAAGAAGAGATTGAAATAAAAAAATACATATTAAATTGTCAGACAGATGATTATGATTTGCTTATTCAGTTGTGTGATTCGTTAGCAACCGATTATGGATTTGTTATAATTGAGAAAAGATTTGTAGATGTAACACGCAGATACGGAATTTTGGAAAAATATATAGAGGGATGGAATAAGACATTTGAAATCAAAGAATATTTTGAGGCAAAAATGGGATGTTCTATCTATGATGTTTTACCGGATATAGAGAAAACAACACTTTTATCGCCACCACCGTGGAAACCGCCTGTTAATGTGTAA
- a CDS encoding AraC family transcriptional regulator produces the protein MDWICRLNSAINYIEEQIENEIDMEKVASIAGCSSYHFQRMFAYMAEVPLSEYIRRRRMSLAATELLSGENKVIDVALKYGYESPTAFNRAFKNVHGVAPSKISEEGVVLKAYPPIHFHITIKGEREMDYRIVKKEAFKIIGVSMPLEKELEKNFEIVPKMWEKASTDGTIPTLTTMMNSEVKGVLGVSACNDLEEWRYYIAVASTLDTPEQFEEYEIPAATWAIFTGEGTGTSVQELEVRIVKEWLPTSGYEYGNAPDIEVYLNPDPENAVFEVWIPVVKK, from the coding sequence ATGGATTGGATTTGTAGATTAAATAGTGCAATTAACTACATAGAAGAACAGATTGAAAATGAAATTGATATGGAAAAAGTTGCGAGTATTGCAGGATGTTCCTCTTATCATTTTCAGAGAATGTTTGCATACATGGCGGAGGTGCCTCTGTCTGAGTATATTCGCAGAAGGAGAATGTCATTAGCTGCTACAGAATTATTAAGCGGAGAAAACAAAGTCATTGATGTTGCGTTAAAATATGGATATGAATCGCCAACCGCTTTTAATCGTGCATTTAAGAATGTTCACGGCGTAGCACCTTCAAAAATCAGTGAAGAAGGAGTTGTGCTGAAAGCCTATCCACCAATTCATTTCCACATTACAATCAAAGGAGAGAGAGAAATGGATTATCGAATTGTTAAGAAAGAAGCGTTTAAGATTATTGGTGTATCCATGCCATTGGAAAAAGAACTTGAAAAGAACTTTGAAATTGTTCCAAAGATGTGGGAAAAAGCAAGTACGGATGGAACTATTCCAACACTTACAACCATGATGAATAGCGAAGTAAAAGGAGTGCTTGGAGTAAGTGCTTGTAATGATTTAGAGGAATGGAGATATTATATTGCAGTTGCAAGTACATTAGATACGCCGGAACAGTTTGAAGAATATGAAATTCCGGCAGCAACATGGGCAATTTTTACTGGAGAAGGAACAGGTACTTCCGTTCAGGAATTAGAGGTAAGAATCGTAAAGGAATGGTTGCCAACATCCGGATATGAATATGGTAATGCACCGGATATTGAGGTATACCTGAATCCAGATCCGGAGAATGCGGTGTTTGAAGTATGGATTCCTGTTGTAAAAAAATAG
- a CDS encoding DUF5131 family protein, which translates to MSMWNPWRGCHKCSEGCKYCYIHKGDSKRGVNTNIIVKATNFYAPLAKDKSGNYKMKSGQTVYVCFSTDFLLEDADLWREECWQVMKERSDLHFLFLTKRIERFMDCIPDDWGDGYENVTVGCTIENQDRADFRLNIFSKLPIKHKNIICQPLIEAINIEKYLDGVELVVVGGESDRNARPLDYDWVLDIRNQCMKKQVNFEFRQCGTYFMKEGKQYTIPTKQLMAQARKANINYTI; encoded by the coding sequence ATGAGTATGTGGAATCCGTGGCGTGGTTGCCATAAATGTAGTGAAGGTTGTAAATACTGTTATATCCACAAGGGGGATTCGAAAAGAGGCGTTAATACGAATATCATTGTAAAAGCTACGAATTTCTATGCACCATTGGCAAAGGATAAAAGTGGAAATTACAAGATGAAATCTGGGCAAACGGTATATGTTTGTTTTTCTACAGATTTTTTATTAGAGGATGCAGATTTATGGAGAGAGGAATGTTGGCAGGTAATGAAAGAACGTTCTGATTTGCATTTTCTGTTTCTGACAAAACGTATTGAACGGTTTATGGATTGTATTCCTGATGATTGGGGTGACGGTTATGAAAATGTGACGGTAGGATGCACCATTGAAAATCAGGATAGAGCAGATTTTCGTTTGAATATTTTTTCAAAATTACCAATAAAGCATAAGAATATTATTTGTCAGCCCCTCATTGAGGCCATCAACATTGAAAAATATCTTGATGGTGTTGAATTAGTTGTGGTAGGTGGAGAATCAGATCGAAATGCACGTCCGCTGGATTATGACTGGGTATTAGATATAAGGAATCAGTGTATGAAAAAGCAAGTGAATTTTGAATTTCGGCAGTGTGGAACCTATTTTATGAAAGAAGGGAAACAATACACAATACCTACAAAGCAACTAATGGCTCAGGCAAGGAAGGCCAATATCAATTATACGATATAA
- a CDS encoding CD3324 family protein, producing MKYRNANHVLPEELIEMIQEYVQGEYIYIPIKEKFQSESLTDYKMELEKRDAHIYTRYLEGLGNKRLAEIYHLSESSIRRIIIKQRKGYRMMREKIHKILTEWGLQDDEVKQIYDTTWQVGEHYVLKVYSDLDMMERNIKILQTLDAMNIPVGQIVPTNEKKQYVSEEDAFYFLSKKLPGSNIVQIGNDKNIALLMGEIIADLHIAFKKCEDGEVFWNNSLLDEMNGWVKENFQKNNWKYISKENYEKILSELTAIYHKLPVQLIHRDVHFGNFLFEKGKFSGYIDFDLSQRNIRIFDICYFLLGMLSEKEKLEITADIWFELVRDVFTGYEKKLQLSEEEKKAVPYVMECIELLFVSYFEDQKDVRCAEDAYKIFEFVWKQEEKIWKSIP from the coding sequence ATGAAATATCGAAATGCCAACCATGTATTGCCAGAAGAATTAATTGAAATGATACAGGAATATGTGCAGGGAGAATATATTTACATACCTATAAAAGAGAAATTCCAATCAGAGTCGCTCACTGACTATAAAATGGAATTGGAAAAGCGTGATGCACATATTTATACAAGGTATTTAGAAGGTCTTGGGAATAAGCGGCTTGCGGAGATATATCATCTGTCGGAATCCAGTATTAGAAGAATCATTATTAAACAACGGAAGGGTTATAGAATGATGAGAGAAAAAATTCACAAGATACTTACTGAATGGGGATTGCAGGACGACGAAGTAAAACAAATATACGATACGACTTGGCAGGTAGGGGAACATTATGTGCTGAAGGTATATTCAGATTTGGATATGATGGAGAGAAACATAAAAATATTGCAGACATTAGATGCAATGAATATTCCTGTGGGGCAAATTGTACCTACCAATGAGAAGAAACAATATGTATCCGAGGAGGATGCTTTTTATTTTCTTTCGAAAAAGCTTCCGGGTAGTAATATAGTACAGATTGGTAATGACAAGAATATTGCCTTGTTGATGGGAGAAATCATTGCCGATCTTCATATTGCTTTTAAAAAGTGCGAAGACGGGGAAGTATTTTGGAATAACAGTCTATTGGATGAAATGAATGGCTGGGTCAAAGAAAATTTCCAAAAAAATAACTGGAAGTATATAAGTAAAGAAAATTATGAGAAAATCCTATCAGAATTAACAGCCATATACCATAAGTTACCGGTACAGCTCATTCACAGAGATGTACATTTCGGCAATTTTCTATTTGAAAAAGGAAAATTTTCCGGTTACATAGACTTTGATTTGAGTCAGAGAAATATACGTATTTTCGATATTTGTTACTTTTTGCTTGGAATGCTGTCAGAGAAAGAAAAATTAGAGATAACAGCGGATATATGGTTTGAACTGGTAAGGGATGTTTTTACGGGATATGAAAAGAAACTGCAGTTGTCCGAAGAGGAGAAGAAAGCAGTTCCTTATGTAATGGAATGTATTGAATTACTGTTTGTTTCCTATTTTGAAGACCAGAAGGATGTACGTTGTGCGGAAGATGCTTATAAAATATTCGAGTTTGTATGGAAGCAGGAAGAAAAGATATGGAAAAGCATACCATAA
- a CDS encoding GNAT family N-acetyltransferase: MFTIRPMENRDTEEVLAMMKVFYDSPAILHKASEEVLRRDIRDCVRDVPFVEGFVFEKENKIAGYSMIAKSYSTEYGGICIWIEDLYIKPEYRGSGIGTQFFSYLEEQYGENAVRLRLEVEKDNARAIGVYKKCGYQELSYVQMTKEI, translated from the coding sequence ATGTTTACAATAAGACCGATGGAAAATAGAGACACGGAAGAAGTGCTGGCTATGATGAAGGTATTTTATGATTCGCCTGCAATTTTGCACAAGGCTTCCGAAGAAGTATTAAGACGAGACATTAGAGATTGCGTAAGAGATGTTCCTTTTGTGGAAGGTTTTGTGTTTGAGAAGGAGAACAAGATTGCAGGCTATTCAATGATTGCAAAGAGTTATTCTACGGAATACGGTGGAATTTGTATTTGGATAGAAGACCTTTATATCAAGCCGGAATATCGCGGAAGTGGTATTGGTACACAGTTCTTTTCCTACCTGGAAGAACAGTATGGAGAAAACGCAGTTCGGTTAAGACTTGAAGTAGAGAAAGATAATGCGCGGGCAATTGGTGTATATAAGAAGTGCGGGTATCAGGAATTATCTTATGTACAAATGACAAAAGAGATTTAA
- a CDS encoding 8-oxo-dGTP diphosphatase, whose amino-acid sequence MRTENVELTVLCLVHKDGQYLLQDRVNNDWKGFTLPGGHIEKGESIVDAVIREMKEETGLTIINPKLCGVKQFPIDNGRYLVFLFETSQFEGELRHSKEGKMYWISKEELTKVNLVNDFNDLIDVMLDDTLNEFQYVIEGEDWKIVKK is encoded by the coding sequence ATGCGAACAGAAAATGTTGAACTTACAGTTTTGTGTTTGGTTCATAAAGATGGACAATATTTGTTGCAGGATAGAGTAAATAATGATTGGAAAGGATTTACTCTTCCAGGAGGACATATTGAAAAAGGAGAATCCATTGTTGATGCTGTTATAAGGGAAATGAAAGAGGAAACAGGATTAACAATTATCAATCCTAAACTGTGTGGAGTTAAGCAATTTCCGATTGATAACGGTAGATATTTAGTTTTTCTTTTTGAAACAAGTCAATTTGAAGGGGAACTCAGACACTCTAAAGAGGGTAAAATGTATTGGATAAGCAAAGAAGAATTAACAAAAGTGAATTTGGTAAATGACTTTAATGATTTAATTGATGTAATGCTTGATGATACATTAAATGAATTTCAATATGTTATTGAGGGAGAGGATTGGAAGATTGTAAAGAAATAG
- a CDS encoding class I SAM-dependent methyltransferase gives MEKHTIKWEYEGVEYIFHTLDSLFSYKQVDKGTIQMIEHIEMMQNNKVLDLGCGYGVVGIWAAKKIGAKNVVMADVNMDALEMARENANQNNQNEIKIIHSNGFEKIYESDFTLIISNPPYHTNFSVAKEFIEGSYKHLQTGGWLVMVTKRFDWYKNKIQSVFGGVKYINSEGYYIFMAEKRKYKRNDQFKRNISKKLQRKYRKSVPYWFQ, from the coding sequence ATGGAAAAGCATACCATAAAATGGGAATATGAAGGTGTGGAATACATATTTCACACCTTAGATTCGCTGTTTTCGTATAAGCAAGTGGATAAGGGAACAATTCAAATGATAGAACATATAGAAATGATGCAAAACAATAAGGTTTTGGATTTGGGATGTGGATATGGAGTTGTTGGAATTTGGGCAGCGAAAAAGATTGGAGCTAAAAATGTTGTAATGGCAGATGTTAATATGGATGCATTGGAAATGGCTAGAGAAAATGCAAATCAGAATAATCAGAATGAAATTAAAATAATCCATAGCAATGGTTTTGAGAAAATATATGAATCTGACTTCACGCTTATTATTTCCAATCCCCCATATCATACGAATTTTTCTGTTGCGAAAGAATTTATCGAAGGAAGTTATAAGCATCTGCAGACAGGTGGATGGCTTGTGATGGTTACAAAAAGGTTTGATTGGTATAAAAATAAAATACAATCTGTCTTTGGCGGAGTAAAATACATAAATAGTGAGGGATATTACATATTTATGGCAGAGAAACGCAAATATAAAAGAAATGATCAGTTTAAAAGAAATATATCAAAAAAATTGCAGAGAAAATATAGAAAAAGTGTCCCATATTGGTTTCAATAA
- a CDS encoding IS1380 family transposase translates to MRWIFMKKLVIEFSNERLITPSGLSLVGQMLGKSSFIKKCNNMKVDGKRSQSQIKNGDILLSYIGLLCQGKTSYDAINEMSDDPEYYKLALGITRAIPSAETLRQRMDDIGSSLREEILNANVAMFHTFHVQPSALESGLVPLDLDVTPMDNSKTHKEGVAHTYKGFDGYAPMMAYIGTEGFLANTELREGSQHCQCNTPAFLKQTLRLGHQLTDKQLLVRMDAGNDAAENLGILIEDGSWFIVKRNLRRGESKEDWIAKVKECCKDIRNPRDGKTVYIGSSWKDVAYTDSEGESKTITMRIVYEVIERTTDKNGQFLLVPDIECNTIWTNLGWSDDDIINGYHAHGECEQFHSEIKTDMDVERLPSGKFDTNELVLELTVLAYNILRLIGQESLKSRRAPKTKHPVKRRRIRTVIGNLIQIAGHVTTHGRRIVLAIGCSNVWRHAFMDVYKRFALA, encoded by the coding sequence ATGAGGTGGATATTTATGAAAAAACTCGTAATCGAATTTTCCAATGAAAGACTAATTACTCCCAGCGGATTATCTCTTGTGGGACAGATGCTTGGCAAAAGCAGCTTCATTAAAAAGTGCAATAACATGAAGGTTGATGGCAAACGTTCCCAGAGCCAAATCAAAAACGGAGATATTCTTCTTTCTTATATCGGACTTCTTTGTCAGGGCAAGACTTCTTATGATGCTATCAATGAGATGTCTGATGATCCTGAGTATTACAAGCTTGCTCTTGGTATCACAAGGGCGATTCCATCTGCTGAGACCTTACGTCAGCGTATGGATGATATAGGGTCTTCATTGAGGGAAGAAATCCTAAATGCAAATGTTGCCATGTTTCATACCTTCCATGTTCAGCCTTCCGCATTAGAATCCGGGTTAGTTCCTTTGGATCTTGACGTCACTCCTATGGATAATTCAAAAACACATAAGGAAGGAGTTGCACACACATACAAAGGATTTGATGGTTATGCACCAATGATGGCATACATTGGCACAGAAGGCTTTCTTGCAAATACGGAGCTACGGGAAGGAAGTCAGCATTGCCAGTGCAATACACCCGCATTTTTAAAGCAGACACTTCGGCTTGGACATCAACTGACAGACAAGCAACTGTTGGTTCGTATGGACGCAGGGAATGATGCTGCTGAAAACTTAGGCATTCTAATCGAAGACGGTTCCTGGTTTATTGTAAAAAGAAATCTTCGAAGAGGTGAATCCAAAGAAGATTGGATTGCCAAAGTAAAGGAATGCTGTAAGGACATCCGTAATCCTCGTGATGGAAAAACTGTTTACATAGGTTCTTCGTGGAAAGATGTAGCGTATACAGATTCCGAAGGAGAATCAAAAACCATTACCATGCGCATTGTATATGAGGTGATTGAACGAACAACCGATAAAAACGGACAGTTCCTTCTGGTTCCGGATATCGAGTGCAATACGATATGGACCAATCTCGGCTGGAGCGATGATGATATCATAAATGGCTATCATGCTCACGGCGAATGCGAACAGTTTCACAGTGAAATCAAGACGGATATGGATGTTGAAAGACTTCCATCCGGCAAATTTGATACAAATGAGCTGGTCCTTGAATTAACTGTGCTTGCGTATAATATTTTGCGATTAATAGGTCAGGAGTCGTTAAAAAGCAGGCGAGCTCCTAAAACAAAACACCCTGTTAAAAGAAGACGTATCAGAACCGTGATAGGGAATCTGATTCAAATCGCCGGACATGTAACAACTCATGGACGACGGATTGTCTTGGCAATTGGTTGCAGTAATGTATGGCGTCATGCATTTATGGATGTTTATAAGCGTTTTGCTCTGGCCTAA
- a CDS encoding Uma2 family endonuclease, with the protein MTVQEMKKKKQEKGYTYAQIAELSGVPLGTVQKIFSGETTSPRYDTLQALERLFADISMVCEESGYRVNKQHTQGSYTVDDYRALPEEQRVELIDGYFYDMASPNFLHQRIGGEIHRQIANFIMDNGGGCLPLIAPVDIQLDCDEKTMVQPDVAILCHDDKVKRWGVYGAPDFVLEVISPSTKRKDYTKKLSKYMEAGVREYWILDPYQRKLLVYFFESEVCPVIYGLDHSVPIGIYNGELEIEFSNIAKWIENEVLDESHS; encoded by the coding sequence ATGACAGTCCAGGAAATGAAGAAGAAAAAACAGGAAAAGGGTTATACATATGCGCAGATAGCGGAATTATCGGGTGTGCCGTTAGGAACGGTTCAGAAGATTTTTTCGGGGGAAACAACAAGTCCGCGTTATGATACCTTGCAGGCATTGGAGCGTTTGTTTGCAGATATATCCATGGTGTGTGAAGAGAGTGGCTATCGGGTAAATAAGCAGCATACACAGGGTAGTTATACTGTTGATGACTACCGTGCATTACCGGAAGAACAGCGAGTGGAGCTGATTGACGGATATTTTTATGATATGGCGTCTCCGAACTTTTTACATCAGCGGATTGGAGGAGAGATACATCGGCAAATTGCCAATTTTATTATGGATAACGGTGGAGGTTGCTTGCCCCTTATTGCGCCGGTAGACATTCAACTGGATTGTGACGAGAAGACTATGGTTCAACCGGATGTGGCAATTTTGTGTCATGACGATAAAGTGAAGAGATGGGGCGTATATGGCGCACCGGATTTTGTGTTAGAGGTGATTTCTCCATCCACGAAACGAAAAGATTACACAAAGAAGTTGTCAAAGTATATGGAAGCCGGAGTAAGAGAATATTGGATTTTAGACCCTTATCAGAGAAAACTTCTGGTATATTTTTTTGAAAGCGAAGTGTGTCCTGTGATTTACGGATTGGATCATTCTGTGCCTATAGGAATTTATAATGGGGAGCTTGAAATTGAGTTTTCAAATATTGCGAAGTGGATTGAGAATGAGGTGCTGGATGAAAGTCATTCTTAA